One region of Juglans regia cultivar Chandler chromosome 4, Walnut 2.0, whole genome shotgun sequence genomic DNA includes:
- the LOC108986164 gene encoding receptor kinase-like protein Xa21 isoform X3: MADQTTCFLIFRFLTLLLLQPYMSSLSTDAKILNITTDQSALLALKAHISYDPHHILTTNWSSSTSVCNWVGVTCGSRHQRVIALNLSNNGLVGTIPPHIGNLSFLVSLSIRNNSFHGSMPNELSHLYHLKLLHFRYNEFSGEIPSWIGLLTKLQRLILVSNNFEGPMPSIFLNMSPLQYIDLSNNTLSGTVPPEVGNLTMLTDLYLDNNNFEGSLPSSLFKCKQLQYLDFESNNNFKGKLSPEVGNLTMLTYLNLGYNNFEGSLPSSLFKCKQLQYLDLESNNNFTGKLSPEIGNLTKLTFLNLGLNHFEGAIPSEIGNLQNLKIFNLGMNNFVGTIPLEIFNISTLHGFSMVGNYLSGTLPSNMGHFLPNLEWTFLGMNELSGMIPASISNFSQLVSLDLSGNSFSGLIPKTLGNLRLLQHLNLEFNNVTIESSELSIFSYFSNNAYLSILDLSRNPLNGVLPNSIGNLSTFLERLDLTGCNIKGNIPMDIGNLSRLTYMSLRDNDLAGPIPTTIGRLSMLEQLSLSGNRLKGPIPSDICYLGRLGELFLDGNKLSRHIPESINNLTSLRSLNLAFNQLTSRIPSSLWTLTDILRVDLSSNSLSGSLSIDIGNMKVLTELNLSRNQLSGHIPETIGGLISLVNLSLAINQLEGSIPISFGGLVSLVVLDLVGNNLSGEIPKSLEGLRYLKYLNVSYNKLRGEIPTQGPFVNFSAESFRSNDALCGVVRLNVPTCTEASPGPKKAMGVRILKYVLPALGLTILVVSVVLVSRKLHGKKNSKLSNNKDSMPLSTWRRISHQQLLQATEVFSANNLLGEGSFGSVYKGTLLDGTYVAIKVLNLELEGAFKSFDIECEILRHIRHRNLVKIISVCSNIDFKALVLEYMPKGNLEMWLYSNTHCLNMLQRLNIMIDVAMAVEYLHLGYSTPIVHCDLKPSNVLLDEDMVGHVADFGIAKLLSDGTSLTQTMTMATIGYMAPEYGSEGIVSTRGDVYSYGMLLMETFTRKKPIDDMFSSEMSLKRLVEESFSLSILEVIDSNLLSNENDYAAMGTCFSATMGLALHCCADLPEQRIDIKNVLAKLNKIKLKYLYDQQSS; encoded by the exons ATGGCAGACCAAACTACCTGTTTCCTCATCTTCCGTTTTCTGACACTGCTTCTGTTACAACCTTACATGTCTAGTTTAAGCACTGATGCAAAAATTCTCAACATTACCACAGATCAATCAGCTCTTCTTGCCTTGAAAGCTCATATTTCTTATGACCCTCACCATATTTTGACAACAAATTGGTCCTCTAGTACTTCAGTTTGCAATTGGGTCGGTGTCACCTGTGGTTCCAGACATCAACGGGTTATAGCCTTGAACCTTTCTAACAATGGTCTTGTAGGAACCATTCCTCCGCATATAGGAAACCTTTCATTTCTTGTCAGCTTAAGCATCAGGAACAATAGTTTTCATGGCTCAATGCCAAACGAATTGTCTCATCTTTATCACTTGAAACTCTTGCATTTCAGATACAATGAATTCAGTGGAGAAATCCCGTCATGGATAGGATTGCTAACCAAACTTCAACGTTTAATTCTTGTATCCAACAATTTCGAAG GTCCTATGCCTTCCATTTTCCTCAACATGTCTCCACTGCAATATATTGATCTCAGTAATAATACGTTATCTGGTACAGTACCACCGGAAGTAGGGAACTTAACCATGCTTACAGATTTATACCTTGACAATAACAACTTCGaag GTAGCCTCCCATCATCTTTGTTCAAGTGCAAACAGCTGCAATATTTAGACTTTGagtctaataataatttcaaaggaAAACTATCACCCGAAGTAGGGAACTTAACCATGCTTACATATTTAAATCTTGGCTACAACAACTTCGAAG GTAGCCTCCCATCCTCTTTGTTCAAGTGCAAACAGCTGCAATATTTAGACTTGGagtctaataataatttcacagGAAAACTGTCACCCGAAATAGGGAACTTAACAAAGCTCACGTTTTTAAATCTTGGCTTGAACCACTTCGAAG GTGCAATACCAAGTGAAATTGGTAATTTGCAGAACCTGaagattttcaatttgggaATGAACAATTTTGTTGGCACAATTCCACTGGAGATATTCAATATCTCAACATTACACGGGTTCTCCATGGTAGGAAATTACCTCTCAGGCACTCTTCCATCAAATATGGGCCACTTCCTTCCAAATCTCGAATGGACTTTTCTTGGGATGAATGAACTTAGTGGAATGATTCCAGCCTCTATTTCCAATTTTTCACAGCTCGTTTCACTCGACTTGTCAGGTAACTCATTCTCGGGCTTAATTCCAAAAACTCTTGGTAATTTAAGGCTCCTCCAGCATCTCAACCTTGAATTCAATAATGTGACCATTGAATCTTCAGAATTGAGTATTTTCTCGTATTTTTCGAACAACGCATACCTCAGTATTTTGGATTTGTCTAGGAATCCACTAAATGGAGTCCTTCCTAATTCCATTGGAAACCTCTCGACCTTTCTTGAGCGACTTGATCTCACTGGTTGTAATATTAAGGGCAACATTCCCATGGATATTGGCAATTTAAGTAGATTGACATATATGTCCCTGCGTGACAATGATTTGGCTGGACCTATTCCAACTACAATAGGAAGATTAAGCATGCTCGAACAATTGTCCCTTTCTGGTAATAGACTAAAAGGTCCAATCCCGTCTGATATCTGTTACTTAGGGAGATTGGGAGAGTTATTTTTAGATGGCAACAAGCTTTCCAGACATATTCCAGAAAGCATAAATAATCTGACTTCATTAAGATCTCTCAACTTAGCCTTCAACCAATTAACTTCAAGGATTCCTTCGAGCTTGTGGACGCTGACAGATATCTTGAGGGTTGACTTGTCATCCAATTCCCTCAGTGGGTCTCTTTCAATAGATATTGGAAATATGAAGGTCCTGACAGAGTTGAATTTATCAAGAAATCAACTATCAGGTCATATCCCAGAAACAATTGGTGGGCTCATATCCCTAGTCAATCTCTCTTTGGCAATCAATCAATTAGAGGGCTCCATTCCTATATCTTTTGGTGGATTAGTAAGCTTGGTGGTATTAGATCTTGTTGGTAACAACTTATCTGGAGAGATACCCAAGTCCTTAGAAGGGCTACGGTACCTCAAATATCTAAATGTCTCCTACAATAAACTAAGAGGAGAAATTCCAACACAAGGACCATTTGTTAACTTCTCAGCTGAATCATTTAGGTCAAATGATGCGCTTTGTGGTGTGGTTAGACTGAATGTTCCTACATGCACGGAAGCTTCTCCTGGACCGAAAAAGGCAATGGGGGTGCGTATACTAAAATATGTACTGCCCGCATTGGGGTTAACAATACTTGTAGTCTCCGTTGTACTAGTCTCAAGAAAACTCCATGGGAAGAagaattcaaaactttccaaCAACAAAGACTCAATGCCTTTATCAACATGGAGAAGAATTTCCCACCAACAACTTTTACAAGCGACAGAAGTGTTCAGTGCAAACAACTTACTTGGAGAAGGGAGTTTTGGCTCAGTTTATAAAGGGACACTCTTAGATGGTACATACGTTGCAATAAAAGTTCTAAATTTGGAGCTAGAAGGTGCATTCAAAAGTTTTGACATAGAATGCGAGATATTACGACACATTCGTCATCGAAATCTTGTCAAAATCATTAGCGTTTGTAGTAACATTGACTTCAAAGCACTTGTTTTGGAATACATGCCTAAAGGGAACCTAGAAATGTGGTTGTATTCTAACACCCATTGCTTGAATATGCTACAGAGGCTAAATATAATGATTGATGTGGCAATGGCAGTTGAATACCTTCATCTTGGTTATTCAACACCTATTGTTCATTGTGATCTGAAGCCAAGCAATGTCTTATTAGATGAAGATATGGTTGGACATGTTGCTGATTTTGGCATAGCCAAACTCCTAAGTGATGGAACTTCTCTCACACAAACAATGACCATGGCTACAATTGGGTATATGGCACCAG AGTATGGATCTGAAGGAATTGTTTCTACAAGAGGTGATGTGTATAGTTATGGAATGTTATTGATGGAAACTTTCACAAGAAAGAAGCCCATTGATGATATGTTTTCCAGCGAAATGAGCTTAAAGCGTTTAGTAGAGGAATCATTTTCGCTTTCGATACTTGAAGTTATTGATTCCAATTTGCTGAGCAATGAGAACGACTATGCTGCTATGGGGACCTGCTTCTCAGCAACTATGGGCTTGGCTTTGCATTGTTGTGCAGATTTGCCTGAACAGAGGATcgatataaaaaatgttttagccaAACTTAACAAGATCAAATTAAAGTATCTATATGATCAGCAATCGAGCTAG
- the LOC108986164 gene encoding receptor kinase-like protein Xa21 isoform X4, protein MLTDLYLDNNNFEGSLPSSLFKCKQLQYLDFESNNNFKGKLSPEVGNLTMLTYLNLGYNNFEGSLPSSLFKCKQLQYLDLESNNNFTGKLSPEIGNLTKLTFLNLGLNHFEGAIPSEIGNLQNLKIFNLGMNNFVGTIPLEIFNISTLHGFSMVGNYLSGTLPSNMGHFLPNLEWTFLGMNELSGMIPASISNFSQLVSLDLSGNSFSGLIPKTLGNLRLLQHLNLEFNNVTIESSELSIFSYFSNNAYLSILDLSRNPLNGVLPNSIGNLSTFLERLDLTGCNIKGNIPMDIGNLSRLTYMSLRDNDLAGPIPTTIGRLSMLEQLSLSGNRLKGPIPSDICYLGRLGELFLDGNKLSRHIPESINNLTSLRSLNLAFNQLTSRIPSSLWTLTDILRVDLSSNSLSGSLSIDIGNMKVLTELNLSRNQLSGHIPETIGGLISLVNLSLAINQLEGSIPISFGGLVSLVVLDLVGNNLSGEIPKSLEGLRYLKYLNVSYNKLRGEIPTQGPFVNFSAESFRSNDALCGVVRLNVPTCTEASPGPKKAMGVRILKYVLPALGLTILVVSVVLVSRKLHGKKNSKLSNNKDSMPLSTWRRISHQQLLQATEVFSANNLLGEGSFGSVYKGTLLDGTYVAIKVLNLELEGAFKSFDIECEILRHIRHRNLVKIISVCSNIDFKALVLEYMPKGNLEMWLYSNTHCLNMLQRLNIMIDVAMAVEYLHLGYSTPIVHCDLKPSNVLLDEDMVGHVADFGIAKLLSDGTSLTQTMTMATIGYMAPEYGSEGIVSTRGDVYSYGMLLMETFTRKKPIDDMFSSEMSLKRLVEESFSLSILEVIDSNLLSNENDYAAMGTCFSATMGLALHCCADLPEQRIDIKNVLAKLNKIKLKYLYDQQSS, encoded by the exons ATGCTTACAGATTTATACCTTGACAATAACAACTTCGaag GTAGCCTCCCATCATCTTTGTTCAAGTGCAAACAGCTGCAATATTTAGACTTTGagtctaataataatttcaaaggaAAACTATCACCCGAAGTAGGGAACTTAACCATGCTTACATATTTAAATCTTGGCTACAACAACTTCGAAG GTAGCCTCCCATCCTCTTTGTTCAAGTGCAAACAGCTGCAATATTTAGACTTGGagtctaataataatttcacagGAAAACTGTCACCCGAAATAGGGAACTTAACAAAGCTCACGTTTTTAAATCTTGGCTTGAACCACTTCGAAG GTGCAATACCAAGTGAAATTGGTAATTTGCAGAACCTGaagattttcaatttgggaATGAACAATTTTGTTGGCACAATTCCACTGGAGATATTCAATATCTCAACATTACACGGGTTCTCCATGGTAGGAAATTACCTCTCAGGCACTCTTCCATCAAATATGGGCCACTTCCTTCCAAATCTCGAATGGACTTTTCTTGGGATGAATGAACTTAGTGGAATGATTCCAGCCTCTATTTCCAATTTTTCACAGCTCGTTTCACTCGACTTGTCAGGTAACTCATTCTCGGGCTTAATTCCAAAAACTCTTGGTAATTTAAGGCTCCTCCAGCATCTCAACCTTGAATTCAATAATGTGACCATTGAATCTTCAGAATTGAGTATTTTCTCGTATTTTTCGAACAACGCATACCTCAGTATTTTGGATTTGTCTAGGAATCCACTAAATGGAGTCCTTCCTAATTCCATTGGAAACCTCTCGACCTTTCTTGAGCGACTTGATCTCACTGGTTGTAATATTAAGGGCAACATTCCCATGGATATTGGCAATTTAAGTAGATTGACATATATGTCCCTGCGTGACAATGATTTGGCTGGACCTATTCCAACTACAATAGGAAGATTAAGCATGCTCGAACAATTGTCCCTTTCTGGTAATAGACTAAAAGGTCCAATCCCGTCTGATATCTGTTACTTAGGGAGATTGGGAGAGTTATTTTTAGATGGCAACAAGCTTTCCAGACATATTCCAGAAAGCATAAATAATCTGACTTCATTAAGATCTCTCAACTTAGCCTTCAACCAATTAACTTCAAGGATTCCTTCGAGCTTGTGGACGCTGACAGATATCTTGAGGGTTGACTTGTCATCCAATTCCCTCAGTGGGTCTCTTTCAATAGATATTGGAAATATGAAGGTCCTGACAGAGTTGAATTTATCAAGAAATCAACTATCAGGTCATATCCCAGAAACAATTGGTGGGCTCATATCCCTAGTCAATCTCTCTTTGGCAATCAATCAATTAGAGGGCTCCATTCCTATATCTTTTGGTGGATTAGTAAGCTTGGTGGTATTAGATCTTGTTGGTAACAACTTATCTGGAGAGATACCCAAGTCCTTAGAAGGGCTACGGTACCTCAAATATCTAAATGTCTCCTACAATAAACTAAGAGGAGAAATTCCAACACAAGGACCATTTGTTAACTTCTCAGCTGAATCATTTAGGTCAAATGATGCGCTTTGTGGTGTGGTTAGACTGAATGTTCCTACATGCACGGAAGCTTCTCCTGGACCGAAAAAGGCAATGGGGGTGCGTATACTAAAATATGTACTGCCCGCATTGGGGTTAACAATACTTGTAGTCTCCGTTGTACTAGTCTCAAGAAAACTCCATGGGAAGAagaattcaaaactttccaaCAACAAAGACTCAATGCCTTTATCAACATGGAGAAGAATTTCCCACCAACAACTTTTACAAGCGACAGAAGTGTTCAGTGCAAACAACTTACTTGGAGAAGGGAGTTTTGGCTCAGTTTATAAAGGGACACTCTTAGATGGTACATACGTTGCAATAAAAGTTCTAAATTTGGAGCTAGAAGGTGCATTCAAAAGTTTTGACATAGAATGCGAGATATTACGACACATTCGTCATCGAAATCTTGTCAAAATCATTAGCGTTTGTAGTAACATTGACTTCAAAGCACTTGTTTTGGAATACATGCCTAAAGGGAACCTAGAAATGTGGTTGTATTCTAACACCCATTGCTTGAATATGCTACAGAGGCTAAATATAATGATTGATGTGGCAATGGCAGTTGAATACCTTCATCTTGGTTATTCAACACCTATTGTTCATTGTGATCTGAAGCCAAGCAATGTCTTATTAGATGAAGATATGGTTGGACATGTTGCTGATTTTGGCATAGCCAAACTCCTAAGTGATGGAACTTCTCTCACACAAACAATGACCATGGCTACAATTGGGTATATGGCACCAG AGTATGGATCTGAAGGAATTGTTTCTACAAGAGGTGATGTGTATAGTTATGGAATGTTATTGATGGAAACTTTCACAAGAAAGAAGCCCATTGATGATATGTTTTCCAGCGAAATGAGCTTAAAGCGTTTAGTAGAGGAATCATTTTCGCTTTCGATACTTGAAGTTATTGATTCCAATTTGCTGAGCAATGAGAACGACTATGCTGCTATGGGGACCTGCTTCTCAGCAACTATGGGCTTGGCTTTGCATTGTTGTGCAGATTTGCCTGAACAGAGGATcgatataaaaaatgttttagccaAACTTAACAAGATCAAATTAAAGTATCTATATGATCAGCAATCGAGCTAG
- the LOC108986164 gene encoding probable LRR receptor-like serine/threonine-protein kinase At3g47570 isoform X1: MADQTTCFLIFRFLTLLLLQPYMSSLSTDAKILNITTDQSALLALKAHISYDPHHILTTNWSSSTSVCNWVGVTCGSRHQRVIALNLSNNGLVGTIPPHIGNLSFLVSLSIRNNSFHGSMPNELSHLYHLKLLHFRYNEFSGEIPSWIGLLTKLQRLILVSNNFEGTIPSSLFNSTSSLQEIGLEDNQLWGSIPSSIFKMSTLKVISLAKNKLSGPMPSIFLNMSPLQYIDLSNNTLSGTVPPEVGNLTMLTDLYLDNNNFEGSLPSSLFKCKQLQYLDFESNNNFKGKLSPEVGNLTMLTYLNLGYNNFEGSLPSSLFKCKQLQYLDLESNNNFTGKLSPEIGNLTKLTFLNLGLNHFEGAIPSEIGNLQNLKIFNLGMNNFVGTIPLEIFNISTLHGFSMVGNYLSGTLPSNMGHFLPNLEWTFLGMNELSGMIPASISNFSQLVSLDLSGNSFSGLIPKTLGNLRLLQHLNLEFNNVTIESSELSIFSYFSNNAYLSILDLSRNPLNGVLPNSIGNLSTFLERLDLTGCNIKGNIPMDIGNLSRLTYMSLRDNDLAGPIPTTIGRLSMLEQLSLSGNRLKGPIPSDICYLGRLGELFLDGNKLSRHIPESINNLTSLRSLNLAFNQLTSRIPSSLWTLTDILRVDLSSNSLSGSLSIDIGNMKVLTELNLSRNQLSGHIPETIGGLISLVNLSLAINQLEGSIPISFGGLVSLVVLDLVGNNLSGEIPKSLEGLRYLKYLNVSYNKLRGEIPTQGPFVNFSAESFRSNDALCGVVRLNVPTCTEASPGPKKAMGVRILKYVLPALGLTILVVSVVLVSRKLHGKKNSKLSNNKDSMPLSTWRRISHQQLLQATEVFSANNLLGEGSFGSVYKGTLLDGTYVAIKVLNLELEGAFKSFDIECEILRHIRHRNLVKIISVCSNIDFKALVLEYMPKGNLEMWLYSNTHCLNMLQRLNIMIDVAMAVEYLHLGYSTPIVHCDLKPSNVLLDEDMVGHVADFGIAKLLSDGTSLTQTMTMATIGYMAPEYGSEGIVSTRGDVYSYGMLLMETFTRKKPIDDMFSSEMSLKRLVEESFSLSILEVIDSNLLSNENDYAAMGTCFSATMGLALHCCADLPEQRIDIKNVLAKLNKIKLKYLYDQQSS, encoded by the exons ATGGCAGACCAAACTACCTGTTTCCTCATCTTCCGTTTTCTGACACTGCTTCTGTTACAACCTTACATGTCTAGTTTAAGCACTGATGCAAAAATTCTCAACATTACCACAGATCAATCAGCTCTTCTTGCCTTGAAAGCTCATATTTCTTATGACCCTCACCATATTTTGACAACAAATTGGTCCTCTAGTACTTCAGTTTGCAATTGGGTCGGTGTCACCTGTGGTTCCAGACATCAACGGGTTATAGCCTTGAACCTTTCTAACAATGGTCTTGTAGGAACCATTCCTCCGCATATAGGAAACCTTTCATTTCTTGTCAGCTTAAGCATCAGGAACAATAGTTTTCATGGCTCAATGCCAAACGAATTGTCTCATCTTTATCACTTGAAACTCTTGCATTTCAGATACAATGAATTCAGTGGAGAAATCCCGTCATGGATAGGATTGCTAACCAAACTTCAACGTTTAATTCTTGTATCCAACAATTTCGAAGGTACTATCCCATCATCTCTATTTAACAGTACATCTTCATTGCAAGAAATTGGACTTGAAGATAATCAGCTTTGGGGCTCCATACCATCCTCTATCTTCAAGATGTCTACCTTGAAAGTAATTTCTCTTGCAAAAAACAAGCTTTCAGGTCCTATGCCTTCCATTTTCCTCAACATGTCTCCACTGCAATATATTGATCTCAGTAATAATACGTTATCTGGTACAGTACCACCGGAAGTAGGGAACTTAACCATGCTTACAGATTTATACCTTGACAATAACAACTTCGaag GTAGCCTCCCATCATCTTTGTTCAAGTGCAAACAGCTGCAATATTTAGACTTTGagtctaataataatttcaaaggaAAACTATCACCCGAAGTAGGGAACTTAACCATGCTTACATATTTAAATCTTGGCTACAACAACTTCGAAG GTAGCCTCCCATCCTCTTTGTTCAAGTGCAAACAGCTGCAATATTTAGACTTGGagtctaataataatttcacagGAAAACTGTCACCCGAAATAGGGAACTTAACAAAGCTCACGTTTTTAAATCTTGGCTTGAACCACTTCGAAG GTGCAATACCAAGTGAAATTGGTAATTTGCAGAACCTGaagattttcaatttgggaATGAACAATTTTGTTGGCACAATTCCACTGGAGATATTCAATATCTCAACATTACACGGGTTCTCCATGGTAGGAAATTACCTCTCAGGCACTCTTCCATCAAATATGGGCCACTTCCTTCCAAATCTCGAATGGACTTTTCTTGGGATGAATGAACTTAGTGGAATGATTCCAGCCTCTATTTCCAATTTTTCACAGCTCGTTTCACTCGACTTGTCAGGTAACTCATTCTCGGGCTTAATTCCAAAAACTCTTGGTAATTTAAGGCTCCTCCAGCATCTCAACCTTGAATTCAATAATGTGACCATTGAATCTTCAGAATTGAGTATTTTCTCGTATTTTTCGAACAACGCATACCTCAGTATTTTGGATTTGTCTAGGAATCCACTAAATGGAGTCCTTCCTAATTCCATTGGAAACCTCTCGACCTTTCTTGAGCGACTTGATCTCACTGGTTGTAATATTAAGGGCAACATTCCCATGGATATTGGCAATTTAAGTAGATTGACATATATGTCCCTGCGTGACAATGATTTGGCTGGACCTATTCCAACTACAATAGGAAGATTAAGCATGCTCGAACAATTGTCCCTTTCTGGTAATAGACTAAAAGGTCCAATCCCGTCTGATATCTGTTACTTAGGGAGATTGGGAGAGTTATTTTTAGATGGCAACAAGCTTTCCAGACATATTCCAGAAAGCATAAATAATCTGACTTCATTAAGATCTCTCAACTTAGCCTTCAACCAATTAACTTCAAGGATTCCTTCGAGCTTGTGGACGCTGACAGATATCTTGAGGGTTGACTTGTCATCCAATTCCCTCAGTGGGTCTCTTTCAATAGATATTGGAAATATGAAGGTCCTGACAGAGTTGAATTTATCAAGAAATCAACTATCAGGTCATATCCCAGAAACAATTGGTGGGCTCATATCCCTAGTCAATCTCTCTTTGGCAATCAATCAATTAGAGGGCTCCATTCCTATATCTTTTGGTGGATTAGTAAGCTTGGTGGTATTAGATCTTGTTGGTAACAACTTATCTGGAGAGATACCCAAGTCCTTAGAAGGGCTACGGTACCTCAAATATCTAAATGTCTCCTACAATAAACTAAGAGGAGAAATTCCAACACAAGGACCATTTGTTAACTTCTCAGCTGAATCATTTAGGTCAAATGATGCGCTTTGTGGTGTGGTTAGACTGAATGTTCCTACATGCACGGAAGCTTCTCCTGGACCGAAAAAGGCAATGGGGGTGCGTATACTAAAATATGTACTGCCCGCATTGGGGTTAACAATACTTGTAGTCTCCGTTGTACTAGTCTCAAGAAAACTCCATGGGAAGAagaattcaaaactttccaaCAACAAAGACTCAATGCCTTTATCAACATGGAGAAGAATTTCCCACCAACAACTTTTACAAGCGACAGAAGTGTTCAGTGCAAACAACTTACTTGGAGAAGGGAGTTTTGGCTCAGTTTATAAAGGGACACTCTTAGATGGTACATACGTTGCAATAAAAGTTCTAAATTTGGAGCTAGAAGGTGCATTCAAAAGTTTTGACATAGAATGCGAGATATTACGACACATTCGTCATCGAAATCTTGTCAAAATCATTAGCGTTTGTAGTAACATTGACTTCAAAGCACTTGTTTTGGAATACATGCCTAAAGGGAACCTAGAAATGTGGTTGTATTCTAACACCCATTGCTTGAATATGCTACAGAGGCTAAATATAATGATTGATGTGGCAATGGCAGTTGAATACCTTCATCTTGGTTATTCAACACCTATTGTTCATTGTGATCTGAAGCCAAGCAATGTCTTATTAGATGAAGATATGGTTGGACATGTTGCTGATTTTGGCATAGCCAAACTCCTAAGTGATGGAACTTCTCTCACACAAACAATGACCATGGCTACAATTGGGTATATGGCACCAG AGTATGGATCTGAAGGAATTGTTTCTACAAGAGGTGATGTGTATAGTTATGGAATGTTATTGATGGAAACTTTCACAAGAAAGAAGCCCATTGATGATATGTTTTCCAGCGAAATGAGCTTAAAGCGTTTAGTAGAGGAATCATTTTCGCTTTCGATACTTGAAGTTATTGATTCCAATTTGCTGAGCAATGAGAACGACTATGCTGCTATGGGGACCTGCTTCTCAGCAACTATGGGCTTGGCTTTGCATTGTTGTGCAGATTTGCCTGAACAGAGGATcgatataaaaaatgttttagccaAACTTAACAAGATCAAATTAAAGTATCTATATGATCAGCAATCGAGCTAG